In Leptospira sp. WS58.C1, a single genomic region encodes these proteins:
- a CDS encoding TIGR00730 family Rossman fold protein, with the protein MGRTSLEHEEFLKSIDAFHLRVLAEIDYPQSLFREGKIKDTICIFGSARILSPEECREKETENLSESEKKLFQKQKEMSVYYEDARKTASLITEWGKEISKDTRRMAVCTGGGPGIMEAANRGAKEAGGPSLGLNIRLPFEQFVNPYVDPEVSVEFHYFFMRKLWFLRLSMGVVAFPGGFGTVDELFETLTLIQTGRNNRKIPVIFYGTEYWKGLLHLESMLEYGLVDAEDLDLITYCDTPEDVLETLKRKVPLDLD; encoded by the coding sequence ATGGGAAGAACGTCCTTAGAACATGAAGAGTTTTTAAAATCCATAGATGCGTTCCATCTAAGGGTGCTCGCGGAAATTGATTATCCCCAATCCCTTTTTAGAGAAGGTAAGATCAAGGATACGATCTGTATATTCGGGTCCGCTCGGATCTTAAGCCCCGAAGAATGTAGAGAAAAAGAAACTGAAAATCTCTCCGAATCGGAAAAGAAATTATTTCAAAAACAAAAAGAGATGTCGGTTTATTACGAGGATGCCAGAAAAACGGCAAGCCTCATCACCGAATGGGGAAAAGAAATTTCGAAAGATACCAGAAGAATGGCAGTCTGCACAGGTGGTGGGCCGGGGATCATGGAAGCGGCGAACCGTGGAGCCAAAGAAGCGGGAGGCCCAAGCCTTGGATTGAATATCAGACTTCCTTTCGAACAATTCGTAAACCCGTATGTGGATCCGGAAGTAAGTGTGGAATTTCATTATTTTTTCATGAGAAAACTTTGGTTCCTACGATTATCCATGGGAGTGGTGGCCTTTCCGGGAGGATTCGGAACTGTGGATGAATTATTCGAGACCTTAACTCTCATCCAAACCGGTCGGAATAATCGGAAAATCCCTGTGATCTTTTACGGGACCGAATATTGGAAAGGATTACTCCATTTGGAAAGTATGTTAGAATACGGACTCGTAGATGCCGAAGACTTGGACCTAATCACCTACTGTGATACTCCTGAAGATGTCCTAGAAACATTAAAGAGAAAGGTCCCATTGGATCTGGATTAG
- the rpmB gene encoding 50S ribosomal protein L28, giving the protein MARKCVVTGKGTISGNNVSHSHLKTRRTWKINLIKKRIFLEDENRWVTVRISTRALRTLKKKGIKAAIKDNGESLKALAPKKYVGIQKKAV; this is encoded by the coding sequence ATGGCCAGAAAATGTGTTGTGACAGGGAAAGGAACGATATCCGGAAACAATGTTTCCCACTCTCACCTTAAAACCCGTAGAACCTGGAAAATCAACCTGATCAAAAAACGTATCTTCTTAGAAGATGAGAATCGTTGGGTAACCGTTCGTATCTCCACTCGCGCTTTAAGAACCCTGAAAAAGAAAGGGATCAAGGCTGCGATCAAAGATAACGGCGAATCACTAAAAGCACTTGCCCCCAAAAAGTACGTCGGAATCCAGAAAAAGGCAGTCTAG